The following proteins come from a genomic window of Larimichthys crocea isolate SSNF chromosome XV, L_crocea_2.0, whole genome shotgun sequence:
- the LOC104934341 gene encoding cryptochrome-1 — MAPNSIHWFRKGLRLHDNPALREAVKGAGTVRCVYFLDPWFAGSSNVGVNRWRFLLQCLEDLDANLRKLNSRLFVIRGQPANVFPRLFKEWKISRLTFEYDSEPFGKERDAAIKKLAMEAGVEVIVKTSHTLYDLDKIIELNGGQPPLTYKRFQTLISRLDPPEMPVETLSDSLMGRCVTPISDDHGDKYGVPSLEELGFDIEGLPSAVWPGGETEALTRIERHLERKAWVANFERPRMNANSLLASPTGLSPYLRFGCLSCRLFYFKLTDLYRKVKKNSSPPLSLYGQLLWREFFYTAATNNPRFDKMEGNPICVRIPWDKNPEALAKWAEAKTGFPWIDAIMTQLRQEGWIHHLARHAVACFLTRGDLWISWEEGMKVFEELLLDADWSVNAGSWMWLSCSSFFQQFFHCYCPVGFGRRTDPNGDFIRRYLPILRGFPAKYIYDPWNAPESVQAAAKCIIGVHYPRPMVHHAEASRLNIERMKQIYQQLSRYRGLGLLASVPSTNGNGNGGMMAYSPGEQQPGTNNNNNNNSHLPGVSGSSVATGNGSGSILLNFDNEEQTRPSSAGQQQRLQPLPQQQQQHGYHSVPDASQTITSSQLYHEFAVPQHPGLLLHTRGITGKRERESERDGSGEKDPASCSVHKMQRQSAETT; from the exons gtTTCTCCTCCAGTGTCTGGAGGATCTGGACGCCAACCTTCGGAAACTCAACTCTCGCCTTTTTGTCATCAGGGGCCAACCAGCCAACGTGTTCCCACGGCTTTTTAAG GAATGGAAGATCTCTCGGCTGACCTTTGAGTACGATTCAGAGCCTTTCGGGAAGGAGAGAGACGCTGCCATCAAGAAGCTGGCCATGGAGGCAGGGGTGGAGGTCATCGTCAAGACGTCACACACCCTCTACGACCTGGACAA GATCATAGAGCTGAATGGCGGGCAGCCTCCTCTCACCTACAAGCGTTTCCAGACCCTGATCAGTCGACTGGATCCTCCCGAGATGCCCGTGGAGACGCTGTCAGACTCCCTGATGGGTCGCTGCGTGACTCCCATCTCCGATGACCACGGAGACAAGTACGGGGTGCCGTCGCTGGAGGAGCTGG GCTTCGACATCGAGGGCCTGCCTTCAGCCGTGTGGCCCGGAGGAGAGACCGAGGCTCTGACGAGGATAGAGCGCCATCTGGAGAGAAAA gcctGGGTGGCTAATTTCGAACGTCCCAGGATGAACGCCAACTCGCTGCTGGCCAGCCCGACAGGCCTCAGCCCGTACCTGCGCTTCGGCTGCCTCTCCTGCCGCCTTTTCTACTTCAAGCTCACGGACCTCTACCGAAAG GTGAAAAAGAACAGCTCCCCTCCGCTCTCTCTGTACGGCCAGTTACTGTGGCGGGAGTTCTTCTACACCGCGGCGACCAACAACCCGCGCTTCGACAAGATGGAGGGGAACCCCATCTGCGTCCGCATCCCCTGGGACAAAAATCCTGAAGCGCTCGCCAAGTGGGCCGAAGCGAAGACAGGTTTCCCCTGGATAGACGCCATCATGACTCAGCTGAGGCAGGAGGGCTGGATCCATCACCTGGCCAGGCACGCGGTGGCCTGCTTCCTCACCAGGGGGGACCTGTGGATCAGCTGGGAGGAAGGGATGAAG GTCTTTGAGGAGTTGCTTCTAGATGCAGACTGGAGCGTGAACGCAGGCAGCTGGATGTGGCTGTCATGCAGTTCATTTTTCCAGCAGTTTTTCCACTGCTACTGCCCCGTGGGCTTCGGCCGGCGCACCGACCCCAACGGGGACTTCATAAG ACGATACTTACCTATCCTCCGAGGTTTCCCCGCTAAGTACATCTACGACCCGTGGAACGCCCCGGAGTCCGTGCAGGCTGCGGCCAAGTGCATAATCGGCGTGCATTACCCGAGGCCCATGGTGCACCACGCAGAGGCCAGCCGGCTCAACATCGAGAGGATGAAGCAGATCTACCAGCAGCTAAGCCGATACCGAGGACTGG gccTGCTGGCATCAGTGCCGTCCACCAACGGGAACGGGAACGGAGGAATGATGGCCTACTCTCCCGGAGAGCAGCAGCCAGggaccaacaacaacaacaacaacaactcacatT tgCCTGGAGTGTCGGGGAGCTCCGTTGCGACCGGTAACGGCAGCGGGAGCATCCTACTCAACTTTGACAACGAAGAACAGACGAGACCAAGCAGTGCTGGACAACAGCAACGACTGCAACCGctgccacagcaacaacagcagcatg GATACCACTCAGTGCCAGACGCCAGCCAGACCATCACCAGCAGCCAGCTCTACCACGAGTTTGCTGTGCCTCAACACCCGG GACTCCTCCTGCACACCAGAGGCATCACAGGAAAGAGGGAGCGCGAGTCGGAACGTGACGGCTCGGGGGAGAAAGACCCGGCGTCCTGCTCCGTGCACAAGATGCAGAGGCAGAGTGCAGAG